From the Primulina tabacum isolate GXHZ01 chromosome 3, ASM2559414v2, whole genome shotgun sequence genome, one window contains:
- the LOC142539336 gene encoding uncharacterized protein LOC142539336 gives MFIAALRQSDPRAMDVSAENDYQPPKEFVEDKKDLLVDLKITDSTELWLIQWPINQSPDFDGKEVSLKLNDDGHLGSSKCSSGKLYDVVSLKSQGPEPIVFLSSTEEAKIAGKVSRWVSLIHYPELGELKTRNSLKSSQSQRSSTATSTLSGRPLATPTRSIKPKNPHTMSSQITTTPSSRTKSTITQDSVKGNRVVTSTGSIEHSEERKSKKKRKTES, from the exons ATGTTCATAGCTGCACTCCGACAGTCCGATCCTCGA GCAATGGATGTGTCCGCTGAGAATGATTACCAGCCCCCGAAAGAGTTTGTGGAGGATAAGAAGGATCTGCTTGTTGATCTCAAAATAACGGACTCGACTGAACTCTGGCTTATTCAGTGGCCTATTAATCAA tCTCCTGATTTTGATGGGAAAGAAGTGTCTTTGAAACTCAATGACGATGGTCATCTCGGGAGTTCCAAGTGCTCATCTG GAAAATTGTATGACGTAGTTAGTCTGAAATCCCAAGGTCCAGAACCTATAGTTTTCTTATCTTCAACAGAGGAGGCAAAAATAG CCGGGAAGGTTTCCAGATGGGTTTCTCTGATCCATTACCCAGAGCTTGGTGAGTTGAAAACACGAAATTCTCTCAAATCGAGCCAGTCTCAAAGGTCTTCCACGGCTACGTCAACCTTGTCGGGTCGCCCCTTGGCTACTCCAACTCGTAGTATTAAACCGAAAAATCCTCATACGATGAGTAGTCAAATTACCACCACTCCGAGCAGTAGAACCAAGAGTACTATCACTCAAGATTCAGTTAAGGGAAACAGGGTTGTTACATCGACAGGTTCCATAGAGCATTCGGAAgaaagaaaatcaaagaagAAAAGGAAAACTGAAAGCTGA
- the LOC142538293 gene encoding RING-H2 finger protein ATL16-like, producing MATFENFTYNPQRPLSHQSPSSNPDNGFAIFAIAVLAISATAFLTLTYYFFATKCYLRCQRRHNPSSHVSGNRARGHEDQVPVYLRGIDEFLTQELPAFLYIKNDQESSSFLKCAVCLNEFQDNEMLRILPKCSHAFHLDCIDVWLQSNSNCPLCRSTISCMNGYRFQKILAPNYSSQEDFVVIEASGADGTDRDQEISDSTSSHSSRNLEQQMEKFKKSRTYHETGDEGIDVRKKYGEFSVPPIRRSLSMDSLAGARVHSQFER from the coding sequence ATGGCCACATTTGAAAATTTTACTTACAATCCTCAAAGACCTTTATCCCATCAATCTCCTTCAAGTAATCCGGACAATGGATTTGCAATTTTTGCTATTGCAGTATTAGCCATCTCAGCCACAGCTTTCTTGACACTCACCTACTACTTTTTTGCCACCAAATGCTACCTTAGATGTCAACGGCGGCACAACCCTTCGAGCCATGTCTCCGGCAATCGAGCACGGGGACACGAAGATCAAGTCCCGGTCTACTTGAGAGGGATCGATGAGTTTCTGACTCAAGAACTTCCCGCTTTTCTGTACATCAAGAATGACCAAGAAAGCAGCAGTTTCTTGAAATGTGCGGTGTGCTTGAATGAATTTCAAGATAATGAAATGCTAAGGATTCTTCCAAAATGCAGCCATGCATTTCATTTGGATTGCATCGATGTATGGTTACAGAGTAATTCCAACTGCCCTTTATGCAGATCAACCATTTCTTGCATGAACGGATATAGGTTCCAGAAAATTTTGGCTCCAAATTATTCAAGTCAAGAAGATTTTGTAGTGATTGAAGCCAGTGGAGCAGATGGAACAGACAGGGATCAAGAAATAAGTGATTCAACTAGTAGCCATTCTTCAAGAAACTTGGAACAGCAGATGGAGAAATTCAAGAAATCAAGAACCTATCACGAGACGGGAGATGAAGGCATAGATGTAAGAAAGAAATATGGAGAATTTTCGGTTCCGCCCATCAGACGATCTTTATCCATGGATTCTCTCGCGGGTGCCCGTGTTCACTCACAATTCGAGAGGTAA
- the LOC142539335 gene encoding inorganic phosphate transporter 1-4, with protein MAGDNLKVLNALDVAKTQWYHFTAIIIAGMGFFTDAYDLFCISLVTKMLGRIYYHVEGSPKPGSLPPNVSAAVNGVALCGTLAGQLFFGWLGDKLGRKKVYGVTLMLMCLCSIASGLSFGKEPKTVMATLCFFRFWLGFGIGGDYPLSATIMSEYANKKTRGAFIAAVFAMQGFGILAGGIFAMIISSAFEARFKAPAYEVDPIGSTIPQADYVWRIVLMVGAIPAMLTFYSRMKMPETARYTALVAKNAEQAAADMTKVLQMDIEAEQHKLEAIQQNKKASYGLFSKEFLKRHGLHLLGTTSTWFLLDIAFYSQNLFQKDIFSAIGWIPPAKTMNAIQEVFTIARAQTLIALCSTVPGYWFTVALIDVIGRFAIQIIGFFFMTVFMFALAFPYHHWTHPDNRIGFVAMYSLTFFFANFGPNATTFVVPAEIFPARLRSTCHGISAASGKMGAIIGAFGFLYLAQNQDPKKADPGYPAGIGVKNSLIVLGVVNFLGLLCTFLVPESKGKSLEEMSGENEDMNEVETGRS; from the coding sequence ATGGCTGGAGATAATTTAAAAGTGTTAAACGCACTCGATGTGGCCAAAACGCAATGGTACCATTTCACAGCAATCATCATAGCGGGAATGGGATTTTTCACGGATGCCTACGACCTCTTCTGCATATCCCTTGTCACGAAAATGCTTGGCCGCATATACTACCATGTCGAGGGATCACCCAAGCCGGGAAGCCTGCCACCCAATGTCTCTGCGGCCGTAAACGGCGTTGCATTGTGCGGAACTCTGGCAGGGCAGCTCTTCTTCGGCTGGCTTGGTGACAAACTGGGCCGGAAGAAAGTGTATGGTGTCACCCTCATGCTCATGTGTCTTTGCTCCATTGCTTCGGGCCTTTCGTTCGGGAAGGAACCAAAGACGGTtatggccaccttatgcttctTCCGGTTCTGGCTCGGTTTTGGTATTGGTGGAGACTACCCTCTGTCGGCCACCATCATGTCCGAGTATGCTAACAAGAAGACTCGCGGAGCGTTTATCGCTGCGGTGTTTGCTATGCAGGGGTTTGGAATTCTCGCCGGTGGAATTTTTGCTATGATTATATCTTCTGCTTTTGAAGCCAGGTTCAAGGCTCCGGCTTACGAGGTTGATCCGATCGGATCCACGATTCCACAGGCAGATTATGTTTGGAGGATTGTGTTGATGGTTGGTGCGATCCCAGCTATGCTGACCTTCTACTCTAGGATGAAGATGCCGGAAACGGCCCGTTACACTGCGCTAGTGGCCAAGAACGCGGAACAGGCGGCAGCAGACATGACCAAGGTCTTGCAAATGGATATTGAGGCTGAGCAGCACAAATTGGAAGCTATTCAACAGAACAAGAAGGCTTCCTACGGTTTGTTCTCGAAGGAATTCCTCAAACGACACGGATTACACTTGCTTGGAACCACAAGCACATGGTTCTTGCTAGACATCGCATTTTACAGCCAAAAtctgttccaaaaggacatatTCAGCGCCATTGGATGGATCCCTCCCGCGAAAACCATGAATGCTATTCAAGAAGTTTTCACAATCGCAAGAGCACAGACTTTGATCGCCCTCTGCAGCACGGTCCCTGGATACTGGTTCACAGTGGCGCTAATCGATGTTATAGGCAGATTTGCCATCCAGATCATCGGGTTCTTCTTCATGACAGTGTTCATGTTTGCTTTAGCCTTCCCTTACCACCACTGGACTCATCCCGATAATCGTATTGGATTTGTTGCTATGTATTCGCTAACGTTCTTTTTCGCCAACTTTGGGCCAAATGCCACCACATTTGTCGTGCCTGCCGAGATTTTCCCCGCCAGGCTACGCTCAACTTGCCATGGGATATCGGCTGCATCAGGTAAGATGGGCGCCATAATTGGTGCATTTGGGTTCCTATACTTGGCACAGAACCAGGACCCGAAAAAGGCTGATCCAGGCTACCCGGCTGGGATCGGGGTCAAAAATTCGCTTATCGTGCTCGGTGTGGTCAATTTTTTGGGCTTGTTGTGCACTTTCTTGGTGCCTGAATCAAAGGGGAAATCTCTGGAGGAAATGTCGGGTGAAAATGAGGATATGAATGAAGTAGAAACTGGTAGAAGTTGA
- the LOC142538822 gene encoding protein CUP-SHAPED COTYLEDON 2-like, translated as MGLRDIEATLPPGFRFYPSDEDLVCHYLYKKIGKCEEGEDAEDTTLLEVNLHTCEPWQLPDEAKLNRKEWYFFSFRDCKYATGFRANRATTSGYWKATGKDRPVFDPKTLAVVGMRKTLVFYKNRAPNGIKTGWIMHEFRLENPELPPKEDWVLCRVFHKSKGENSHIFHGTAFNYNIEEQKHEVINARSSSERPSGQNPTTFPESSSLLGSPGPLKLSMNINEDQVPYTSAGKILEAKIGDEDYGFLFDMDLDYYIFSG; from the exons atGGGTTTAAGAGACATTGAGGCCACACTTCCACCAGGATTTAGGTTTTATCCGAGTGACGAAGACTTAGTTTGCCATTATCTTTACAAAAAGATTGGTAAATGTGAAGAAGGGGAAGATGCCGAAGATACAACTTTGCTTGAAGTCAATCTCCATACATGTGAGCCATGGCAGCTTCCTG ATGAGGCAAAGTTAAACAGGAAAGAATGGTACTTCTTCAGCTTCCGTGATTGCAAATACGCCACCGGTTTTCGGGCCAACCGGGCGACCACCTCAGGCTACTGGAAAGCCACCGGAAAAGATCGGCCGGTATTCGACCCCAAAACTCTGGCCGTGGTAGGGATGAGGAAGACTTTAGTTTTTTACAAGAATAGAGCTCCTAACGGAATCAAAACTGGATGGATCATGCACGAATTTCGTCTCGAAAACCCTGAATTACCTCCTAAG GAAGACTGGGTGTTATGCAGAGTGTTTCACAAATCCAAAGGTGAAAATTCCCACATCTTTCATGGTACGGCTTTCAATTATAACATCGAAGAACAAAAGCATGAAGTTATCAACGCAAGAAGCTCATCCGAGAGACCATCAGGCCAGAATCCAACCACTTTCCCCGAATCGTCGTCTCTGCTCGGATCACCCGGTCCCCTTAAGCTATCTATGAATATCAATGAAGATCAAGTACCATATACCAGTGCTGGTAAAATTCTTGAAGCTAAAATTGGTGATGAGGATTATGGATTCTTGTTTGAcatggatcttgactactatatATTCAGTGGGTga
- the LOC142539334 gene encoding geranylgeranyl transferase type-2 subunit alpha 1-like has protein sequence MHGRPRKPPTQEEQDASALKSDKLRHLQSQNLHFHRNKIYTKEGLEISAKLLEVNPEHYTSWNYRKLAVQHFIDKQSENAAEFESVQSILDEELRVVETALRTNFKSYGAWHHRKWVLSKGHSSVDRELLLLGKFQKLDSRNFHAWNYRRFVTALKKIPVEEELRYTTNMINDNFSNYSAWHNRSLLLSNLLEKGGNGYSEKGSVLREEYEFVVQALFTDPDDQSGWFYHLWLLEQTAILEPLLLSSWPSHGSKLYISANDYSSDQRSSPISHFFSKTREFPFILCFSEPVDGVSSSTVGIECDYLTSSELTWTPLSADGSGFAQAWSTYLKFSDAAHTLEACPVKVTVAHFQGIINMSGTSCSQSSHLFFSVHIPSHDQNQAEEQTTDRISWIEKNFCVYAAESHDADLLHSLCKVELIRQKPNDFGWSMKVIADEIDRFRELLSLTECKIGKLSLARLLMANNSLMSVSYSHDRTDVHYEEILSLYDDLMKIDPSHICYYENERSLVLLKQMTSSMGSLLKNIHRYQESTPSSLILYACLRLNGLSLSRIGSMEQLLWVQMLDLSHNKIQSTEGLEALQLLSCLNLSHNKICSFTALETLRLLKSLKVLNISYNEIGAHSIDTRRYLFSSPLNHALGSDWSGDIESFEHWDAFFIFKGLSLIQLEIMGNAVVNDQLKAFLVKLMPSLKWLNGENCN, from the exons ATGCACGGAAGACCGCGAAAACCCCCAACTCAAGAGGAGCAAGACGCTTCAGCTCTCAAATCCGATAAACTTCGTCATCTCCAATCTCAGAATCTTCACTTTCACCGTAATAAGAT ATATACTAAAGAAGGTTTGGAAATCAGTGCCAAGCTACTAGAAGTGAATCCTGAGCACTACACTTCTTGGAATTATCGGAAGCTCGCTGTACAGCATTTCATCGATAAGCAATCGGAGAATGCTGCCGAATTTGAATCGGTTCAGTCGATTTTAGATGAAGAATTGAGAGTC GTAGAGACCGCGCTGAGGACGAACTTTAAATCGTACGGGGCGTGGCATCACAGGAAGTGGGTCCTAAGCAAGGGACATTCATCAGTGGATAGGGAATTGCTTCTTCTGGGAAAATTCCAGAAGCTTGACTCCCGAAATTTTCACGCATGGAACTACAGGAG GTTTGTGACAGCATTAAAGAAGATACCGGTTGAAGAGGAGTTGCGGTATACAACAAATATGATTAACGACAATTTTAGCAACTATTCGGCATGGCATAACCGGAG CTTGCTTTTGTCTAATCTACTGGAAAAAGGAGGAAACGGATATTCTGAGAAAGGGAGTGTATTAAGAGAGGAATACGAGTTCGTAGTTCAGGCTCTCTTTACAGACCCTGATGACCAAAGTGGATGGTTTTATCATCTATGGCTTCTGGAACAAACAGCAATATTGGAGCCGTTACTGCTTTCTTCTTGGCCTTCACATGGCTCTAAACTATACATATCAGCTAATGATTACTCGAGTGATCAGAGATCATCTCCAATCTcgcattttttttcaaaaactagAGAGTTCCCTTTCATACTATGTTTCAGTGAGCCGGTGGATGGTGTAAGCTCTTCTACAGTCGGTATCGAATGTGATTACCTTACTAGTAGTGAACTTACATGGACTCCGCTTTCAGCCGATGGATCTGGTTTTGCCCAAGCCTGGTCGACTTATCTAAAATTTTCTGATGCAGCGCATACTTTAGAAGCTTGTCCTGTAAAGGTTACTGTTGCACACTTTCAGGGTATCATTAACATGAGTGGTACTTCCTGTAGTCAGTCTTctcatttatttttttcagtGCATATACCTTCTCATGATCAAAATCAAGCTGAAGAGCAAACAACTGACAGAATTTCATGGATAGAAAAGAATTTTTGTGTGTATGCTGCAGAATCTCATGACGCAGACTTGCTTCACTCACTTTGTAAAGTAGAACTGATTAGGCAGAAACCTAATGATTTTGGATGGAGTATGAAGGTCATAGCGGATGAAATAGATCGTTTCCGGGAATTGTTGTCATTAACAGAGTG TAAAATTGGGAAGCTTAGCCTTGCGAGACTGCTGATGGCAAATAATTCATTGATGTCAGTCAGTTACTCACATGATAGAACTGATGTTCATTATGAAGAAATTCTTTCACTTTATGATGACCTGATGAAGATTGACCCTTCACATATTTGTTACTATGAGAATGAACGTAGTTTAGTGTTGTTGAAACAG ATGACCTCGAGTATGGGGTCTTTGTTAAAAAACATACACCGATACCAGGAGTCAACACCATCGAGTCTCATTTTGTATGCCTGTTTAAGACTGAATGGTCTCTCATTATCACGAATTGGGAGTATGGAGCAATTATTGTGGGTTCAAATGTTAGATCTCAGTCACAATAAAATTCAGTCAACTGAAG GGTTGGAAGCTCTGCAGCTGCTTTCCTGCTTGAACCTGAGTCACAACAAAATTTGCAGTTTTACAGCTCTAGAAACCTTGCGATTGCTAAAGTCGTTGAAAGTATTAAATATTTCATACAACGAGATTGGTGCTCATTCCATTGACACGAGAAGGTATCTGTTTTCTTCGCCTCTAAATCATGCATTGGGAAGCGACTGGTCCGGTGACATTGAATCTTTCGAGCACTGGGATGCGTTCTTTATTTTCAAGGGCTTGAGTTTGATACAATTGGAGATTATGGGAAATGCAGTGGTTAATGATCAGTTGAAGGCATTTTTAGTTAAGTTAATGCCGTCACTGAAGTGGCTTAATGGTGAGAATTGCAATTAG